A genomic window from Phycisphaerales bacterium includes:
- the ychF gene encoding redox-regulated ATPase YchF — translation MEAGIVGLPNVGKSTLFNALTKAGALAANYPFATIEPNVGVVPIPDERMKTITQYIPPQKTIPAALRLVDIAGIVKGASVGEGLGNKFLSHIREVDAILQVVRCFTKAPGGEDIVHVAGSVDPIRDIEIIATELVLADLQTVEGSIGKAERAAKSGKPEDIARYEVLKKLKPVLERGDPARTVRIDEPEQQKVLKSLGLITAKKVLYIMNVDEDDLEGKSPACMKVREHAKKEGAEVVPVCAKIESELATMADADRAEMLEALGLKEPALAAVAHAAYKLLGLQSYFTAGPKEVRAWTVPIGATAPQAAGVIHTDFERGFIRAEIYSVADLEKYKSEKAIKEAGKMRIEGKDYVMQDGDICHFLFNV, via the coding sequence ATGGAAGCAGGCATCGTCGGTCTCCCCAACGTCGGCAAGTCCACCCTCTTCAACGCGCTCACCAAGGCCGGCGCCCTCGCCGCGAACTACCCCTTCGCCACTATCGAGCCCAACGTCGGTGTCGTCCCTATCCCTGACGAGCGGATGAAGACGATTACCCAGTACATTCCGCCGCAGAAGACGATCCCCGCGGCCCTGCGCCTGGTTGATATCGCGGGCATCGTCAAGGGCGCCAGCGTCGGCGAGGGCCTAGGCAACAAGTTCCTCTCGCACATCCGGGAGGTCGACGCCATCCTCCAGGTGGTCCGCTGCTTCACCAAGGCGCCCGGCGGCGAGGACATCGTGCACGTCGCCGGCAGCGTGGACCCCATCCGCGACATCGAAATCATCGCCACCGAGCTGGTGCTCGCCGACCTCCAGACCGTCGAGGGCTCTATCGGCAAGGCCGAGCGCGCCGCCAAGAGCGGCAAGCCCGAGGACATCGCCCGCTATGAGGTGCTCAAGAAGCTCAAGCCCGTCCTCGAACGCGGCGACCCCGCCCGCACCGTCCGCATCGACGAGCCCGAGCAGCAGAAGGTCCTCAAGTCCCTCGGCCTCATCACCGCGAAGAAGGTCCTCTACATCATGAACGTGGACGAGGACGACCTCGAGGGCAAGAGCCCCGCCTGCATGAAGGTCCGCGAGCACGCGAAGAAGGAAGGCGCCGAGGTCGTCCCCGTGTGCGCCAAGATCGAGAGCGAGCTCGCCACCATGGCCGACGCCGACCGCGCCGAGATGCTCGAGGCCCTCGGCCTCAAGGAGCCCGCCCTTGCCGCCGTGGCCCACGCCGCGTACAAGCTCCTGGGCCTCCAGTCCTACTTCACCGCCGGCCCCAAGGAAGTGCGCGCGTGGACGGTGCCCATCGGGGCGACAGCTCCGCAGGCCGCGGGCGTCATCCACACCGACTTCGAACGCGGCTTCATCCGCGCAGAGATCTACTCGGTCGCCGACCTCGAGAAGTACAAGAGCGAGAAGGCGATCAAGGAAGCCGGCAAGATGCGCATCGAGGGCAAGGACTACGTCATGCAGGACGGGGACATCTGCCACTTCCTGTTCAACGTGTGA
- the coaD gene encoding pantetheine-phosphate adenylyltransferase has translation MAKHVAVYPGSFDPITYGHLDVIARGRKLFDELIVAVGYNPAKDQLFSPEERVGMVDELVAEMVREEPGRAPVTVRPFTGLTVDFAREAGASVLLRGVRNLSDLQYEVQQAVTNREVAGLETAFVVAGQSFAYTSSSLIKQITALGEDLTKLEHMVPPLVVRALAKKKGEKHPALERLRAGRVDIDG, from the coding sequence ATGGCGAAGCATGTCGCGGTGTACCCCGGTTCGTTTGACCCGATCACGTACGGGCATCTGGACGTGATTGCGCGGGGGCGGAAGCTGTTTGATGAGTTGATTGTGGCCGTGGGGTACAACCCGGCGAAAGACCAGCTGTTCTCGCCCGAGGAGCGGGTGGGGATGGTGGACGAGCTGGTGGCGGAGATGGTGCGGGAGGAGCCCGGGCGCGCGCCGGTGACGGTGCGGCCCTTCACGGGGCTGACGGTGGACTTCGCGCGGGAGGCTGGCGCGTCGGTGCTGCTGCGGGGCGTGCGCAACCTCTCGGACCTGCAGTACGAGGTGCAGCAGGCGGTCACCAACCGCGAGGTGGCGGGGCTGGAGACGGCGTTCGTCGTGGCGGGGCAGAGCTTCGCCTATACGTCGTCGAGCCTGATCAAGCAGATCACGGCGCTCGGTGAGGACCTGACGAAGCTGGAGCACATGGTGCCGCCGCTAGTGGTGAGGGCGCTGGCGAAGAAGAAGGGGGAGAAGCACCCGGCGCTGGAGCGGCTGCGGGCGGGGCGGGTGGACATCGATGGGTGA